One genomic window of Sodaliphilus pleomorphus includes the following:
- the recO gene encoding DNA repair protein RecO, whose translation MYETTSGVVLNVIKYNDRHNIAHIYTDRHGMMPYLVAQGNTAAARVRNSMFLPLSLLQFESRIVPGRELCTLHDVRRTCLLASIYADPVKNAVAMFMSELLSHAIPERERDEGLYRYIETAVRLLDSLDRGVANFHICFLFHLGAFLGIEPDVESYREGYWFDMAGGTFVPFPRMAGTCLKPDLARVIVLLSRMTFSNLHLFRFSREQRNAVLDAVIAYYRMHNSTVGTLKSPEILKQLFV comes from the coding sequence ATGTATGAAACCACCAGTGGTGTTGTACTCAATGTCATCAAGTACAACGACCGTCACAACATTGCCCACATCTACACCGACCGCCATGGCATGATGCCCTATCTGGTGGCTCAGGGCAACACGGCCGCCGCACGGGTGCGCAACTCCATGTTTCTGCCTTTGAGCCTGCTCCAGTTTGAGTCGCGCATCGTGCCTGGGCGTGAGCTGTGCACCTTGCACGACGTGCGGCGCACGTGCCTGCTTGCCAGCATCTATGCCGACCCGGTGAAAAACGCCGTGGCCATGTTCATGAGCGAGTTGCTGAGCCATGCCATCCCCGAGCGGGAGCGCGACGAGGGCCTGTACCGCTACATCGAGACCGCGGTGCGCCTGCTCGACAGCCTCGACCGCGGCGTGGCCAATTTTCATATATGCTTCTTGTTTCACCTGGGAGCGTTTCTGGGCATCGAGCCCGATGTGGAGTCGTATCGCGAGGGCTACTGGTTTGACATGGCGGGGGGCACTTTTGTGCCCTTCCCCAGGATGGCGGGCACGTGCCTGAAGCCCGACTTGGCGCGTGTGATTGTGCTGCTCTCGCGCATGACGTTTTCCAACCTGCACCTGTTCCGCTTCAGCCGCGAGCAGCGCAATGCCGTGCTCGACGCCGTCATCGCCTACTACCGCATGCACAATTCCACGGTGGGCACGCTCAAGTCGCCCGAAATTCTGAAGCAGCTCTTCGTGTAG
- a CDS encoding ROK family protein: MNTTIAIDLGGTNVRVARVREGKIEARLSEPVKASGTEREVLDQMCALVEKVNNGTASRIGVAVPSVVDFNTGIVYNVMNIPSWKEVHLKQYLESRFGIETHADNDVNCFVAAEKAYGAGRPFDNLVGITLGTGVGAGIVIDGKVYRGANTGAGEICSLPYLESNYEDYTSQQLFNKWHTTALAEADKARAGDPVATARWHELGLHLGKLLQVILYTYDPQAIVIGGGIAASRDLFERAMLSSAREGFQQPHIVDKVSIVFSSLADCNMLGASLL; the protein is encoded by the coding sequence ATGAACACAACTATAGCGATTGACTTGGGCGGCACCAATGTGCGCGTGGCCCGGGTGCGCGAGGGCAAGATTGAGGCTCGGCTCAGCGAGCCTGTCAAGGCCAGCGGCACCGAACGCGAGGTGCTCGACCAGATGTGTGCCCTCGTCGAGAAAGTAAACAACGGCACCGCCAGCCGCATTGGCGTGGCAGTGCCCTCGGTGGTCGACTTCAATACCGGCATTGTCTACAACGTGATGAACATACCCTCGTGGAAAGAGGTGCACCTCAAGCAGTATCTTGAAAGCCGCTTTGGCATCGAGACGCATGCCGACAACGACGTGAACTGCTTTGTCGCTGCCGAGAAGGCCTATGGGGCCGGCCGCCCCTTCGACAACCTGGTGGGCATCACCCTGGGCACCGGCGTGGGCGCCGGCATTGTCATCGACGGCAAGGTGTATCGCGGTGCCAACACGGGCGCGGGTGAGATATGCAGTCTGCCCTATCTTGAGAGCAACTATGAAGACTACACCAGCCAGCAACTCTTCAACAAGTGGCACACCACGGCTCTGGCCGAGGCCGATAAAGCCCGCGCGGGCGACCCCGTGGCCACAGCTCGCTGGCACGAGCTGGGCCTGCACCTGGGCAAGCTGCTGCAGGTCATCCTCTACACCTACGACCCACAGGCCATCGTCATAGGCGGCGGCATCGCCGCCAGCCGCGACCTCTTTGAGCGTGCCATGCTGAGCTCGGCACGTGAGGGCTTCCAGCAGCCGCACATCGTCGACAAGGTGAGCATCGTCTTCTCCAGCCTTGCCGATTGCAACATGCTGGGCGCCTCGCTGCTGTAG
- the rpsT gene encoding 30S ribosomal protein S20, which yields MANHKSAIKRIRQTEARNLRNRYYAKTMRNAVRNLRKETDPAKAAENYKKVSAMLDKLGRKHVISKNKASNLKSKLAKHINKLNVAK from the coding sequence ATGGCAAACCATAAATCAGCAATCAAGAGAATACGCCAGACAGAGGCAAGAAATCTTCGTAATCGTTACTATGCTAAGACAATGCGCAATGCTGTGCGCAATCTGCGCAAGGAGACCGATCCTGCCAAGGCAGCCGAGAACTACAAGAAGGTATCGGCCATGCTCGACAAGCTCGGCCGCAAGCATGTCATAAGCAAGAACAAGGCTTCCAACCTGAAGTCGAAGCTGGCCAAGCACATCAACAAGCTGAACGTTGCCAAGTAA